The genomic region TATAGCTTTGTAGTTGTTGCGCCTGCCCGCCGATTGAAATCAGTCCAATGCTTATAATTAGTAGTGCGTTCAGGCGGGCTTTCGCACTTCGTCTTCGCTCAGCATAAACTTCAGCGGAAACAAACAAAAGACAGATTATGATTTTTATATTTTTCATTTGTTTGCTCTTTTAAGTTGGTATTCTTTTTTCCAGCTATATAAAACTGGTAAGAGAAAATAGGATGTGACGTCGATTATCATTCCGCCAAAAATTGGAATGGCCATCGGTATCATAATGTCGCTTCCCTTTCCTGTAGATGTGAGTACTGGCAATAATGCCAAAACCGTGGTCACGGTGGTCATCAAACAAGGACGTATGCGTTTGCCTGCTGCTTCCAATGTGGCGAGACGTATGCCTTTTTTACTGTCTGGCCCGTTGCTTTTGAAAGATTGGTCTAAATAGGTTGCCATTACAACACCATCATCAGTCGCAATACCGAAAAGGGCAATAAAACCGACCCAAACGGCCACACTTAAATTGATGGTTTTCATATTGAACAAGTCCCGTAGGTTCTCGCCAAAAAAGCTAAAATTGAAAAACCAATCCTGACCGTATAACCAAATCATTATGAAGCCACCTGCAAAGGCTACGGCGATTGCTGTAAAAACCATAAGCGACGTAGAAACCGACTTGAACTGGAAATACAAAATCAAGAAAATGACCAGCAAGCAAAGTGGCACAACTACCGATAACGTTTTTTCTGCTCGCAATTGATTTTCGTACGTTCCCGTAAATCGGTAACTGATTCCTTGTGGCACGACCAAATTGCCATTATCGATTTTCTGTTGAATGAGCGCTTGGGCATTTTCCACCACATCGACTTCGGCAAAACCATCAAGCTTATCAAACAGCACGTAGCCAATCAAGAAGGTGTCTTCACTTTTAATGACCTGCGGACCTTGCTCGTACCGAATATCCACTAGTTCGCCCAAAGGAACCGGACTTCCAGTTGATACCGGAACATAGATACTTTTTAAGTCTTCTGGATTTGCACGCAATTCCCGTGGATAGCGTACTCTTACACCATACCGCTCACGTCCTTCTACCGTTTGGGTAAGTGGCATACCGCCCACAGCTACTTGAAGTACTTCCTGAACATCCATTATTGAAATCCCATAGCGTGCCAACTGGTCTCGTTTAATGTCAATCAACAAATAAGGTTTACCCACGATGCGGTCTGCAAAAACGGCTTGTTCTTTGACACCTTCGGCTTGTTTTAGGATGTCTTCCAGTTGAAGTCCAAAGTTTTCTATGGTTTTTAAATCTGGCCCTTTCACTTTTATTCCCATAGGTGCACGCATTCCTGTTTGTAGCATCACGAGTCGTGTCTCGATGGGCTGCAACTTGGGCGCAGAAGTCACGCCTGGGAATTTGGTCACTTTTACGATTTCATTCCAAATGTCATCAGGACTGTTTATTTCGGGTCGCCAGTTTCGGTAGTATTCGCCATCGTCGTCTTCAATCAAATCATTGCGTGTTGCGGTTGTCTTCAATTTTGAAGCCTCATAATTGGCATCTTCATCAACTTTATTATTCGGGTTGATAATGAACTTGTCATTTTTCAGCACAAATAGACCATCATCGTTTACACGGTAGCGTTGTCTTTCTCCATTCCCATTTCGCATATATTCAGACTTGTACTGAATCACGTTTTCATACATTGAGAGTGGCGCAGGGTCGAGGGCAGATTCTGTCCTTCCCGCTTTTCCAACTACGGTTTCAATTTCTGGTATGCTCGCCACAGCCATATCGAGCTGTTGCAAGACACGCTTGTTCTCTTCGACACCAGCGTGCGGTAAGGATGTCGGCATTAAGAGGAATGAACCTTCATTGAGCGCAGGCATAAATTCCTTCCCAGTGTTACGCATTATGACCACACCTAAAATCAGCACCGTGGTTGGAACAATTAAAAACAGGTATCGGTTTTGTAGTGCCCAGCGCAAAATGCTATCATAGTATCTTCGGAAAACAGTAAATACACTAAGCAGTCCGAAGCAGATAATCGCTACAAAAATTAAATTCATTAGAATACTGCGGTCAAAACCAAGTGGTCGCCAGTATTCGGCTAACAGCACGACGATAGCAATACAGGAAATGATGATATTTACTACATTTTGATTGATGCTGAGCCCGTAGCCAGCAATGGTATGGTTGTATTCTTTTTTCGCTTTAAGCGAAAAGAGTAAACCACTACATCCAAAAGCTATCAAAATCAACCCAAGCCAGTAACCAAATACAAATGCAGAGATACCGAGTGCGATTAAAAGACCATTCAAAAGCAATTTAGATCGCTGGCGAATGTTTGTTTTTCTGAAAAGGAATGCGGCAAATGGCGGTATTAAAAACAGCGCGATTACAAGCGATGCAGAAAGTGCCATTGTCTTTGTAAAAGCCAATGGTCTGAAGAGTTTTCCTTCGGCACCTATCATTGTGAACACAGGTAGGAAACTGATAATTGTTGTGAGAACAGCGGTTAAAATTGCACCAGAAACTTCCGAAGTTGCATTGTAAATAATTTCGTTTGTGGTGTATGCCTGTCCATTTGCCTTAAGACGAAGTTTTTCATCTTCCAGATGCCTAATCATATTTTCGGCGAGTATGACGCCCACGTCCACCATTGTACCGATAGCAATGGCAATTCCTGACAAGGCAACAATATTGGCATCTACATTAAAGAGCTTCATTGTTATAAAAACCATTAAAACAGCAACAGGCAACAGACCAGAGATGAGTATGGATGCACGTAGATTGAACACCATTACGATGATGACCAAAATGGTTATCAGGATTTCAAGTGTAAGGGCTTCATTGAGTGTGTGAAGTGTTTCCTGAATAAGTTGGGTACGGTCGTAAAAGGGAACAATGGTCACTTGTGAAGTACGACCATCTCCCAAGGTTTTTGTGGGTAGTCCGGATGATAATTCCGCTATTTGGTCTTTTACATTATTGATGACTTCCAATGGGTTAGCACCATAACGAGCCACAACTACACCGCCTACCACTTCGGCACCTTCTTTATCTAAAATACCACGTCGCGTTTGTGGTCCCAAATGAACATTAGCGATGTCTTTGATTCGGATAGAAGTAAAATTTTCCGAAGCGACCACCGCATTTTCGATATCTGTAACAGATTTCACATACCCTAAACCACGAACCAGGTATTCGGCTTGATTGATTTCCAAGGTCTGCGCACCGATGTCTTGATTGCTTTCTTTAACAGCCTTTACAATATCGGTCAAACCGATGTTGTACTGTCGCATTTTTTCAGGGTCAACATCCACTTGGTATTCCTGGACGTAACCACCAATTGACGCCACTTCTGAAACACCGCTTGCCGAAGACAATCCGTATTTCACATAATAATCCTGTATGCTGCGTAATTCCTGTAAATCCCAACCGCCAGTTACGTTGCCGTCTTTGTCACGACCTTCCAGCGTGTACCAAAAGATTTGACCCAATCCCGTGGCGTCTGGACCCAATGCTGGGTTAACACCATCGGGTAATAAGTTTGCAGGTAGTGAATTGAGTTTTTCGAGAATACGGCTGCGTGACCAATAGAATTCTACATTTTCTTCAAAAATGATATAGATACTGGAAAAACCGAACATTGAAGAGCTTCGGATGGTCTTGACCCCAGGAATTCCCAACAATGAAGTTGTAAGTGGATAGGTAATCTGGTCTTCGATATCCTGGGGTGAACGCCCTTGCCATTTGGTAAAAACAATTTGCTGGTTTTCGCCAATATCAGGAATGGCATCCACGGCCACAGGATCAGTTGGTAAAATGCCTGTTTCCCAATTGAAGGGTGCGTTAACGATTCCCCAACCCACGAATAGGGCGAGTAGTATAACGGCAACAAGTTTGTTTTCTATGAGAAATTTTATGCTTTTATTTAGCATACGATATGATTATTAAACAGTTATAGAAATATGCTTTAGTTTGCTCACAGTACAAATGAGAAACAACAAAGCGTGCCCAAAACGAATGTATCGCTGGGCTTTTCCAGTTGCAATTAGATTACTACTGGTACTGTTTAATAAATCAAATTAAGAATGTCTGGTGCAATAGCTGCAAGTCCCGCCTAATAAATGGGGGCGAGTGGTCTAAGAAAGAGATCTCTTTAGATTTAGTTCCTTCAAAGAGACTAATATATGAGTAAGCAAAAGAGGCAACGAATATTTGTTGCTCAAAAGTAAGTTGTGAAAAATCCTGCTTTAAATCGTCCTGACCTTCAATAATCAATTGTTCATCTGAGCAACAAGATTTTTTAGAAATCATTGATTTAGAGCAACTCTTAGCAGGTTCAGCTTTTTCCATTCCGCAAGTCTTGACATCTTGGATGAATGAAAAATCTACTAACGTATCTCCACAATAATGCATATCCACAGTAAACGACATTGTGGTCAGTAGAACCACAACAGCCATTACCATTGCAATTGATTTGTGGATAATTTGTTTCATTTATACAAAGTTAAAAATTAATTTAACATTGAGGTTGTATTTAACGAAACATTGCTTTTTCACATAATTTTGTATTGCCTTAAAAATTATTAATAGTTCAAACCTTTATTTGTTTAAACATCAATATATTAATAGGAATCAAAGATCTTCAGGTAAAATAAAAAAGCTCTTTAAACAGTTCGTTTAAAGAGCTTTAGATGAAATTGTGACCACGACAGGATTCAAACCTGTGACCGCTGGAGCCGAAATCCAGTGCTCTATTCAGCTGAGCTACGTGGCCGTTTAAAGTCTATGTTAATTGATCCTTTACTATAGTGCTTATAGTTCTACCATCTGCCTTACCGGCTAGCTGTTGATTTGCCATTCCCATAACTTTTCCCATATCTTTCATTCCAGCTGCACCGGTTTGAGATATAATATCTGCTACTACTTTTGCAATCTCTTCCTCACTTAATTGCTCTGGCAAAAACTGTTCTAACACCGCAGCCTGTGCTAGTTCTGGTTGTGAAAGATCTTCTCTATCTTGTTCAGAAAAAATACGTGCACTATCCTTACGTTGCTTAACTAGCTTTTGAACTAGTTTAATCTCATCTTCTTCAGATAAATCACCATTATCACCAGATGTTTTTGCAAGCAATATTTCACTTTTTACCGCACGCAATGCTGCAAGAGCCGTTTGATCTTTTGCCTTCATGGCCTCTTTCATAGCGGTCATGATATCTTTTTCTAAACTCATAATATGTATTCTTTAAGATTATAAAAATAAGGCATATAATGACCTTACACAACAAACTGGATTTCAAAACAAATCATAAAAAAGCTCGAATTCTATTTAAAGAATTCGAGCCTATCGCTTTTAGGGAAAGCAATTATTAATCTACATTATCATGTAAAAATGAGTTATTGTTTGTTCTCAATTGTATATCATCATTTTCATCAGTAGAAAGTGTTGTTCTAGAACGATCAGACTCACTAGGCAATTCATCTAGCTGTACTCCATGTCTCTCAAAAGCGGGCTTTTTTTCTATTTCTTCTAGTCTATGTGAATTTTTAAATTTGAAGTTATAAGCATGCATTTTACGCTTACGTTCCTCGGCCCTAAGCACTAACATCTCATTGATAGGCAGATCTGTAAGATCAACATCTTCAGTAAGGTTTTCTTTAACTACATTACTATTTAAAGGCTCAGTAGGCTCAGTTTTAGTTACTATCTGTATTTTTTCTTCTGCAACTTGCGTTGGTTGCTTGCTTACAGGTTTTGCCTGGTTCATGGTTTCTTCCACCTCCATATAATCATCTAGTGAATACTTTGTGACACCGTTTGAAGAAACTTCTGTTACTGGTATTACATTTATAGGATCAATAACTTCTATATCTTCTAGATTATGTACAATCGGCTTTTCTGGTTCTATCGTTTCCTTATTAGAAACTGGCATATCAAAGTCTAGGAAAAATTGATCTTTCTCTTCTTCAACCTCTTCTTTTATAATTGAAACCTCAGGTTGCGCTTCTCTTATAACAAAATCTTCAGGTTTTACCTTATCCAGCACTTCTTCATAAACTACATTTAAATTAGAAATAAATTCTGTCGTAGGGATTAAAGTATTCTCTTCTTTAATGGCAGGCATTTCCGGTTCAGGCTCTTCCTCTCCTAAAGTGTGTATGATTTTAACAGGCTCAACTGGTTGTGGTGCTACAACAGGTGATGATGTATCCGCTTTCGCGAAAGCGTTATCCATATCTCCTGCAGTCTCAACACTGTCATCTATATCCATGATTACTTTTCCTGAAGCGGCATCAGTCGTTTTCTCTTGCAAAACAGCACTAGCGCGCTGCTCATCTTCTAAAGTATGGATGATACGTTTTGCCTCAGTATTTGAGATATCGTTTTGCTGTTCTTTATTAAATCCCGTAGCGATTACAGTAACCGAAATAGCATCACCTAATGACTCATCTTCACCTACACCCATGATAATATTTGCACCACCACCAGCTTCTGTCTGGATTAAATCGTTGATTTCACCTATTTCATCTATGGTAATTTCTTCTGACCCAGAAACGATTAGCAGCAATACATTTTTTGCTCCCGTAATTTTATTATCATTTAAAAGTGGTGAGTCTAGTGCTTTAATAATTCCTTCTTGGGCACGGTTTGCACCAGTGGACTGGGCACTTCCCATTATGGCTGTTCCAGAATTAGAAAGAACGGTCTTTGCATCACGCAAGTCAATGTTTTGCGTGTAGTGATGCGTTATAACCTCAGCAATACCACGCGAGGCAGTAGCAAGTACCTCATCTGCTTTTGAGAAACCTGCTTTAAAACCTAAGTTTCCATAAACTTCTCTAAGCTTATTATTATTAATTATTATTAAAGAATCTACCTGTGAACGGAATTTTTCTATTCCCAGTTGTGCTTGCTCGTTACGTACTTTACCTTCAAAATTAAAAGGTGTGGTAACGATTCCTACTGTAAGAATCCCCATCTCGCGTGATACTTGAGCAATCACTGGCGCAGCACCAGTTCCTGTTCCACCACCCATACCGGCGGTGATAAATACCATTTTAGTATTAGTATCTAACATACCTCGCAATTCTTCAATACTTTCTTGCGCAGCACGCTCACCTACCTCGGGATTTGCTCCAGCTCCTAGTCCTTCAGTTAAGGTCACACCTAGCTGTATTTTATTAGGCACTGGACTATTATCTAGCGCTTGTGAATCTGTATTACAGATTACAAAATCTACTCCTTTTATTCCTTGCTGGAACATGTGCTTGATGGCATTACTACCGCCACCACCGACACCTATTACTTTAATCACGTTAGACTTATTTAAAGGCAAGTCAAACGCTATACTGTTAAAATCTTCATTACTCATATCGCTGCTACTTTATGGTTTAAGCTCTCTTAATTCTATTTCTTTAATTCTATTTTCTAGTCTACAATTACTCTGCATTATCTAAAAAATCCTTCAATTTTGTGGTCCAATTTTCAAAGAATCCACGTTTTTTACTTTCTTGAACTTCAGGTTCTGGTTGATCAATTTCTTCAACTTCTACAATGGGTTCTTCTATTACTTCTTCTACCGGTTGCTCTTCTAATTTAGCATTGAGGTAGCCGTCTTCTAATCCTTTCATTACTAATCCTACTGCAGTTGCAAAAACTGGACTTGTACTTTCTGCATCGCTATCACCAGCTAGATGTTCATTAGGATATCCTATACGGCTAGGCATTCCTGTAACATACTCTGCTAGTTGCTTGATATGCTTTAACTGGCTACCACCACCGGTAAGCACAACACCTGCAATAAGTTGCTTTTTAGGATCATCGTGACCGTAATTTTTAATTTCTACAAACACGTTTTCTAAGATCTCAATCACTCGAGCATGAATAATTTTACTCAAATTCTTAAGTGTGATTTCTTTAGGCTCGCGACCACGTAATCCTGGAATAGAAACAATTTCATTTTCTTTATTCTCACCAGGCCATGCACTACCAAATTTTGTCTTCAACAATTCTGCCTGCTTTTCTATAATAGAACAACCTGCTTTAATGTCTTCAGTAATAATATTTCCTCCTTGAGGAATGACCGCTGTATGACGTATGATGCCATCCTTAAATATAGCTAGATCTGTTGTCCCACCACCTATGTCGATAAGTGCCACTCCAGCTTCCTTCTCTTCTTGACTCAATACAGCATCTGCACTAGCTAGTGGTTCAAGTGTAATTTTCTTAAGATCTAAATCTGCACTCTTTACACAGCGATAGATATTTTTGATAGACGCTACCTGACCAACAACGACGTGAAAATTTGCTTCTAATCGACCACCATACATACCTATAGGCTCTTTAATCTCTGACTGACCATCGATTTTATATTCCTGTGGCAGTACGTGAATAATTTCTTCACCAGGCAACATGACTAACTTATGAACCTGACCACATAAGGTATCTATATCTGATTGGTCAATAACCTCTTCAGAATTACCTCTAGTGATATAATCACTGTGCTGTAAACTGCGTATGTGTTGACCTGCAATACCTACCGTTACTTCCTTTATCTTGATACCACTTACAGCCTCTGCCTGATCAACAGCTTGCTGAATAGACTGAATAGTCTGTGTAATGTTATTGACAACACCTCTATGTACTCCAAGGCTTTTTGATCTTCCTACACCTAGAATTTCAAGTTTGCCGTACTCATTCTTACGACCTATCATGGCCACAATCTTTGTGGTCCCAATGTCCAGTCCTACTGCATATTCTTGTAAATCCATTTCCTTACTTTTTAATACTAACGACCTGATTTTTATACCTCAAGTCGATCGTTTTAACTTGATTTAAGCGATTATCTTTTTCCATTTTTGCAATAAACGCTTTATAGTTCATCGCCTTGTGTTGTAAATCTTCTATTTTACCTAATAAGATGTCATGATCATGAGCTCTTATTTGCATAGTAACTTCTCCTTTTTTATCAAAAGAAATTTGTGTTATGGCAGGCTTTAAAAACGGATCTTCATTTATAAAATTGATCAGTTTAAAAAGTTTTTCATTAAATATTTCTTTATAACCATATACCAGCGGAACAAAAGCTGTATGCTCTGGCGATAAAGGCATAATTTTATTATCTGCATCTAGATATACTTGAGAAGATAACATTAACCTTGCGATAGGCATGCGCTGCTCTACTAGCACATTTACTTCACCTTCTAAAGAAACGGAAACCTCTGCACCTCTGATCATTGCGTTATCAATCAAACGCAATTCACCTTCATTCAAATCTAAATTTTCTAACGCTATAGATTCCACACTGTCAATATTTTGTATCAACAATTTATTAACGTTTTTTTCAGAGATGAATAACGCCTTACTATCTGTAAAAGAAATAGTTACATCTTTAACCGTTCTTTTCTCAAATCGATGACCCGCAAAAGCATATGCGCTGAATATCAACACCATACACAAACCATATTTGATTACGCTTTTAATGCTCATTATTCACCGGTTTAATTATCAACTTTTTTATCTCTACACCTATATCTCCTGCACCTATCATAACCACTACTCGAGTATTCATTTCTTCAATAAACTCTGCTATATCATCTTTTTCTAGAACAGTGATGACCGTAGGCTTTTCATCTAATTTTTGAATTTTACTACACAGTACTTGAGAAGTAACACCTTCCATAGGTAACTCTCTAGCCGGATAAATATCTAGTAATGCTACTTTATCAAATTGAGCTAGACTAAGCACAAAGTCATCCATAAAATCATTAGTTCGAGAAAATAAATGAGGCTGAAAAATAGCTAGTACCTCTTCTTCTGGATACATCTCTCTAACGGCTTGATGAACGGCATTTATCTCTGTAGGGTGGTGGGCATAATCATCAATAAGAACTCTATCATCTGTGTTTATTCTATATGTAAACCTGCGCTCCACTCCTTTAAAAGTTCCTAGTACTAGTTTTAATTTATCGATAGAGACGCCATACTCGATAGCCATTGCAAGGGCTAGAAGCGCATTTGATAAATTATGCTTGCCTGGCAATTGTAAGCAAAATCCTTTGTAAACATCTCCTTCAATTTGTAAATCAAAATGATAAGCTCCACCTGCAATTACTATGTTAATCGCTTGATAGTTGCCATGTATTAACCCTACTTTTATACCATCTATAGCAACCTGTTCATTTACTAAAAGCTTCTTATCTTTTAATAATGCGGCAAAGTCATGGAACGTTTTTTCAAAAGTCGCCACGTCGCCATAGATATCTAAATGATCTGCATCTATAGCGGTTATACCAGCAATATCTGGGGATAATTGCATGAATGACCTATCGAACTCATCTGCCTCAACAACCATAACATCTGTACCAGAACATAAATAGTTAGTATTATATTCTTCTAGAATACCACCACAGAATGCGGTTACCTTAACATCACTTTTATAAAGCAAATGCGCAAGAATCGCACTAGTTGTAGTTTTCCCGTGTGTTCCAGCAACCGCTAGACAGGTCATCGTTTGTGAAATCTGTCCCAATAATTGAGCACGTTTGAGGATAGGTACTCCGCTTTCGCGAAAGCGTAATAATTCATCCATCGTGGCTGGAATAGCAGGTGTAAAGATTACTTGAGCCGTTTCAGGATTTTTAAATTCAGCTGGG from Nonlabens arenilitoris harbors:
- a CDS encoding efflux RND transporter permease subunit, which codes for MLNKSIKFLIENKLVAVILLALFVGWGIVNAPFNWETGILPTDPVAVDAIPDIGENQQIVFTKWQGRSPQDIEDQITYPLTTSLLGIPGVKTIRSSSMFGFSSIYIIFEENVEFYWSRSRILEKLNSLPANLLPDGVNPALGPDATGLGQIFWYTLEGRDKDGNVTGGWDLQELRSIQDYYVKYGLSSASGVSEVASIGGYVQEYQVDVDPEKMRQYNIGLTDIVKAVKESNQDIGAQTLEINQAEYLVRGLGYVKSVTDIENAVVASENFTSIRIKDIANVHLGPQTRRGILDKEGAEVVGGVVVARYGANPLEVINNVKDQIAELSSGLPTKTLGDGRTSQVTIVPFYDRTQLIQETLHTLNEALTLEILITILVIIVMVFNLRASILISGLLPVAVLMVFITMKLFNVDANIVALSGIAIAIGTMVDVGVILAENMIRHLEDEKLRLKANGQAYTTNEIIYNATSEVSGAILTAVLTTIISFLPVFTMIGAEGKLFRPLAFTKTMALSASLVIALFLIPPFAAFLFRKTNIRQRSKLLLNGLLIALGISAFVFGYWLGLILIAFGCSGLLFSLKAKKEYNHTIAGYGLSINQNVVNIIISCIAIVVLLAEYWRPLGFDRSILMNLIFVAIICFGLLSVFTVFRRYYDSILRWALQNRYLFLIVPTTVLILGVVIMRNTGKEFMPALNEGSFLLMPTSLPHAGVEENKRVLQQLDMAVASIPEIETVVGKAGRTESALDPAPLSMYENVIQYKSEYMRNGNGERQRYRVNDDGLFVLKNDKFIINPNNKVDEDANYEASKLKTTATRNDLIEDDDGEYYRNWRPEINSPDDIWNEIVKVTKFPGVTSAPKLQPIETRLVMLQTGMRAPMGIKVKGPDLKTIENFGLQLEDILKQAEGVKEQAVFADRIVGKPYLLIDIKRDQLARYGISIMDVQEVLQVAVGGMPLTQTVEGRERYGVRVRYPRELRANPEDLKSIYVPVSTGSPVPLGELVDIRYEQGPQVIKSEDTFLIGYVLFDKLDGFAEVDVVENAQALIQQKIDNGNLVVPQGISYRFTGTYENQLRAEKTLSVVVPLCLLVIFLILYFQFKSVSTSLMVFTAIAVAFAGGFIMIWLYGQDWFFNFSFFGENLRDLFNMKTINLSVAVWVGFIALFGIATDDGVVMATYLDQSFKSNGPDSKKGIRLATLEAAGKRIRPCLMTTVTTVLALLPVLTSTGKGSDIMIPMAIPIFGGMIIDVTSYFLLPVLYSWKKEYQLKRANK
- a CDS encoding HYC_CC_PP family protein — protein: MKQIIHKSIAMVMAVVVLLTTMSFTVDMHYCGDTLVDFSFIQDVKTCGMEKAEPAKSCSKSMISKKSCCSDEQLIIEGQDDLKQDFSQLTFEQQIFVASFAYSYISLFEGTKSKEISFLDHSPPFIRRDLQLLHQTFLI
- a CDS encoding GatB/YqeY domain-containing protein → MSLEKDIMTAMKEAMKAKDQTALAALRAVKSEILLAKTSGDNGDLSEEDEIKLVQKLVKQRKDSARIFSEQDREDLSQPELAQAAVLEQFLPEQLSEEEIAKVVADIISQTGAAGMKDMGKVMGMANQQLAGKADGRTISTIVKDQLT
- the ftsZ gene encoding cell division protein FtsZ, with translation MSNEDFNSIAFDLPLNKSNVIKVIGVGGGGSNAIKHMFQQGIKGVDFVICNTDSQALDNSPVPNKIQLGVTLTEGLGAGANPEVGERAAQESIEELRGMLDTNTKMVFITAGMGGGTGTGAAPVIAQVSREMGILTVGIVTTPFNFEGKVRNEQAQLGIEKFRSQVDSLIIINNNKLREVYGNLGFKAGFSKADEVLATASRGIAEVITHHYTQNIDLRDAKTVLSNSGTAIMGSAQSTGANRAQEGIIKALDSPLLNDNKITGAKNVLLLIVSGSEEITIDEIGEINDLIQTEAGGGANIIMGVGEDESLGDAISVTVIATGFNKEQQNDISNTEAKRIIHTLEDEQRASAVLQEKTTDAASGKVIMDIDDSVETAGDMDNAFAKADTSSPVVAPQPVEPVKIIHTLGEEEPEPEMPAIKEENTLIPTTEFISNLNVVYEEVLDKVKPEDFVIREAQPEVSIIKEEVEEEKDQFFLDFDMPVSNKETIEPEKPIVHNLEDIEVIDPINVIPVTEVSSNGVTKYSLDDYMEVEETMNQAKPVSKQPTQVAEEKIQIVTKTEPTEPLNSNVVKENLTEDVDLTDLPINEMLVLRAEERKRKMHAYNFKFKNSHRLEEIEKKPAFERHGVQLDELPSESDRSRTTLSTDENDDIQLRTNNNSFLHDNVD
- the ftsA gene encoding cell division protein FtsA; this encodes MDLQEYAVGLDIGTTKIVAMIGRKNEYGKLEILGVGRSKSLGVHRGVVNNITQTIQSIQQAVDQAEAVSGIKIKEVTVGIAGQHIRSLQHSDYITRGNSEEVIDQSDIDTLCGQVHKLVMLPGEEIIHVLPQEYKIDGQSEIKEPIGMYGGRLEANFHVVVGQVASIKNIYRCVKSADLDLKKITLEPLASADAVLSQEEKEAGVALIDIGGGTTDLAIFKDGIIRHTAVIPQGGNIITEDIKAGCSIIEKQAELLKTKFGSAWPGENKENEIVSIPGLRGREPKEITLKNLSKIIHARVIEILENVFVEIKNYGHDDPKKQLIAGVVLTGGGSQLKHIKQLAEYVTGMPSRIGYPNEHLAGDSDAESTSPVFATAVGLVMKGLEDGYLNAKLEEQPVEEVIEEPIVEVEEIDQPEPEVQESKKRGFFENWTTKLKDFLDNAE
- a CDS encoding cell division protein FtsQ/DivIB, whose protein sequence is MSIKSVIKYGLCMVLIFSAYAFAGHRFEKRTVKDVTISFTDSKALFISEKNVNKLLIQNIDSVESIALENLDLNEGELRLIDNAMIRGAEVSVSLEGEVNVLVEQRMPIARLMLSSQVYLDADNKIMPLSPEHTAFVPLVYGYKEIFNEKLFKLINFINEDPFLKPAITQISFDKKGEVTMQIRAHDHDILLGKIEDLQHKAMNYKAFIAKMEKDNRLNQVKTIDLRYKNQVVSIKK
- the murC gene encoding UDP-N-acetylmuramate--L-alanine ligase, encoding MTSLQHITHFYFIGIGGIGMSALARYLNEQGKTVAGYDKVITSLTKQLEEEGIDIHYNDDFNSIPAEFKNPETAQVIFTPAIPATMDELLRFRESGVPILKRAQLLGQISQTMTCLAVAGTHGKTTTSAILAHLLYKSDVKVTAFCGGILEEYNTNYLCSGTDVMVVEADEFDRSFMQLSPDIAGITAIDADHLDIYGDVATFEKTFHDFAALLKDKKLLVNEQVAIDGIKVGLIHGNYQAINIVIAGGAYHFDLQIEGDVYKGFCLQLPGKHNLSNALLALAMAIEYGVSIDKLKLVLGTFKGVERRFTYRINTDDRVLIDDYAHHPTEINAVHQAVREMYPEEEVLAIFQPHLFSRTNDFMDDFVLSLAQFDKVALLDIYPARELPMEGVTSQVLCSKIQKLDEKPTVITVLEKDDIAEFIEEMNTRVVVMIGAGDIGVEIKKLIIKPVNNEH